In Apteryx mantelli isolate bAptMan1 chromosome 8, bAptMan1.hap1, whole genome shotgun sequence, the genomic window TGGGAAAGATTGTTTTTCTGAGTAATGCTTAGTAGACCCTATGAATCACCATCTGCATAACTTTATATGGGGAATGCTATTCTCAGCATCTTACTGGAACTGTGTAAACTGTTAACGCTCATGTCTGTTCGTACATGCAACATGCAAATCCTTTTCTCCCATGAGGACTGTTCAGAAGCAGGTCAAGGGAGAGACTGGGCAGAACAAAATGTCAAAGTGTATTGGAAGGTGGAGGTGCGTGCTTGGACTGAGGCAATAGCAGTCATCGGAGGGGCAGCCTTGTCTTGCAAGTCCGGGTTGGAAATGCTCGGGAGGCCACTCGATGCGCTGGGTGGTGAGAAGCGCTTGTGCCTGTGGGGCAGAGCCCGGAGCACACTGGGACAGCAGCGGTTCGGGCAGGGGCATGCTCCCTCCTGCCGCGGTCTCACACCTCCCCTTCCGCCCCGCGCTCCCTTGGGCTCTTTTCCCGGTGGTTGGTACACTGAGAGACACATTGCATGTTTGAAGGCCTCCTGAAAGAGGCTCAGGAGAGCTGTCCTAGCCTGAGAGGGGACAGGCAGGGCTTTCGGCGAGGGACCTGTTTGATGCTAATGCAATAAAGCACGTAGGAACCGCCCCCGCGGGTTCGGTGGAGGAACGCTTTGCTGGGGAGGCTGGAGAAGCTTTTAGCGTTGCTCCCCGTGCTGCGCTGATTTTGTCAGGAAAGACGACTTTATTGTCTCGAGCTGTCAATCTGTCACCTCTGCCAGCTCTGCGGCTTACCTCTGCTGCCAGCCTcccccttgctgctgtttgcagaggtGGAGGGAGAAGCTGCTCGCAGAGCTTTGCTGCAGATGTGCACAGCGCTCCAGGCCGAAACGCGTGGTCGGCTCACGGTTTCCTTGTAGGGGTGCGTTCAGATCACGTGGCCCAAGTTTCCTCCTCGACCAAGGCAATTAGGAGCTTTGACACCTTCTCTTTTCATTGGCAGTATTTTTCTTAACCAGAACCTGAGGACTTTATACAATTGCAGGACTCCAGGAAAGGCAGCGTTAACAGAATCAGTCAGATCCTGAGAGCCGTTCCCTCCCTCTGCTCACCCCTTGCCTCCACATCGCGGAAGTGATTTTTCCACTGCAGTTGGTGGACTCAAACCAGCCAACCTGCACTGCTCTGGCTGGGCCTCAGCTGCAGGCTGGAGGGTGCAGATTCTGCAGATGGTCTCACCTTACCTGCAGCTGCCTTGGCTGCAAAACTGAGCAGTGTTCTGCCTTTTTTATGGATGGGGAGCAATTGCTGGGAAGGGCCTGCTAGTTTTGAACCGTTTCCTGGGCTTCTGAGGAGGCTGCACTGATGGGGGAAGGATGACTGGGATGTTGGACCACCTCAAACTCCACCCCACAGCAGTGGCAGCTGCGTCCTTCCTGGCCAGGACCAACTACCGGTGCCTGACTCCACATCTCTGGCCACGTACCTTCCTGAGGAAACTGCTGACACTTCAGTTGGTTGCAAGATCTGAACGTTTCAACATTTGCTGCCATTTCAATGCAGGTTTTCAGTTCAGAATGACCTGTAATTTCCACAGAGTTTGCTAGAGAGAGCTgctgggctttgttttttttttcttccccaactaTATTGGCTACAGTTTTTCCTGGAGAATGCAATGCTCTTAAAAGCAATGGGATCCAGCAGGTCAGCAGTGTCCTCTCACGCTCTCCTGAGCACCTACTGCTCTGAAAACCCATGTGTGCCCCCTTCTCTACCGGCTCCTCCTTACAGAGTTTGGTGGTGTGCTGGAGGAGGCTGGTCTCTAACGGCATCTAATTGCATCTCTGACAGGTCTCTGATAGTCCCTTCCCCACGCCGCTATTCAAAAGGGAGCACCAAAGCGTGTCCCCTCTTCCTGAAGGGAAGGTCTACCTGGCCACGGGCAAGAAACACAAACTCCTTCCCTCCCGGTGACTTTGCGGCTGCTGGTggggagagctggcagcaggccagCCCGCCGTGGGGTTTGAGCTCATGACCTAGAGACGAAAGACGTAGCATGTTATCAGGGCTCCGAGCCCTGCAGTCCTCCTGCGAGTTTCATAAGTCTCACTTCTCACTGTGTTTCTTCATTAAATATAGATTAGATCGTATGGTCTTTCTTTCACTGCAAAGTAATTTGGATTTCCATTTAGTGGGCCCATCTGATAAATAGCTGCTTGAAATAACATAATTTCACCCGGCCTTGATCACACTGAATTCATCTTGACCTGGGCTCTGCCTGGTGCTCCCGACTTCGCGTTGGCTCTTCCCTCACAGATTTCAGGATAAAATGATGCAACGTGCAGCTTGGTTTTTGAAAAGGGCTGGAAAGCTCATTTAGAGCATGAAAAATGAGTTTATATCAATGTTATGCAGGGGAATTTTCAAAATGGCAGGCGAGGACCTGGGGGAGTCTCCTAAACAATTTATTCTCTGTGGGTCGCTGTTTATTGCCTTTGCCTCACCTGTTTCACTCGGAGCCTTCATTTCTTTTCCCAGTAAGTGCCCAGGCGGAGGAGGGAGCTGAGCTTGCCTCTTCTTGCTGGGCGGCGAGCAGGGCTAGAGGAGGAATGCAGGGATGTCACTGCCTCTCCTGTTGCTGGCACTGCTTGGTTAGTCCATGGTAGGGCGTCCTAAAGCCCTAGGAATAAATGTCTGTTGTTTGCTGGGGTGGAGAAAGCGATGTGGAGTGAGGGCCCCGAAGAGACGAGAAATCAGCAGCCCCCTCCCCAGATCTTCCCGTGCCGGGGAAGGGATGTTGCTCTCAGCTCGTGACGATGCTGTGAGAAGATTCAGCAGACTCTTCCGGAGTCAGCGGCATTTACCAGCAACAGCGATCTGTTAAGCTGGTCTTAATTCAGCAGACAGCATGAGGCTTAAGCAGAATAAAAAAGCATCCTGCCTGGCTTCATTCAAAACTTCGTTTAATGTGCGTTTTTCCTATTGTAAGTAGAGCACTTTGGGGATTGTCTCCCAGATGATGTTGTATTTTACCGGGgagaacccccccccacacacatatttAACAAGAAATCAAAACCAATCGCTCGAAGCATCCGCTCAGACGGCCAGGCCCTGCCTCCCGCCCGCCTGCCCGGGACGAGGGAGCGAGCGCTGGAGTTCCGCCGTTCACCCACGCAGCCGCGTTTCTGGCCTTCTGGTTACGGAGTCCCGCTTTCAAAGTAAACGGAACCCTCTTCTCCTCTGGAGTTTCTTGCGATGGGACGCAACAGCTGGATCAATAAGAGCTGCATATATCTCAGCGGTCTGTTGACTCAAAGCCCCTGACCAGCATAGCAGGAACACCGAGTTCAGCGGtccctcatcctcccagggcGATACGCAATGACAGAAGAGAGGGACATGTCCCAAACGATAATCTATCATCTgtgttggttttaatttttcatttccttaggCTGAGAGCAAAACCGGGGGCGGGTGGGGTGTGTGTGCGCCAAACTCATGTTGCCTTCAGTCCCTGGCTGATGGCAGTGAGCGATTTACCTCCTCGCCTGAGGTCCTGGCAGGTGCCCGCGCGCCTGCGCCGTCCCCCGATGCCGGGGCTgccagggccaccccagcaaACGGGGTGGTGGGAAAGCCGAGCATCTGTTACCCTGAATATCTAGGCAAGTAGCTGCAGGCGGGTTTAAATGCTGCAGGATTTCCCAAGCGCTGAACAGTCCAGGGACGTTGCTGGAGAACTGGGACACAACCACAGCTGAACGCTCAGAGCCCTCTAAATAGCTCGTTCGCTACCAAGAGGAGTCATCTGGTCTTCCCCGAGAGGGTTTAGCTTGTCTCCAGCAGATTCCTGACTTTTAATGGAGATGCAGATTAATTCCCGCACATATCCCTGACCTGAGCTGGGTCACAGAGGGGAGCTCAGCTACTGTGGGCTCCATCAGCCATGGGAGAGCTCCCGTGGGTCCCTCCTCACCCAGCATCTTGGGAGCGATCCCTAGGCGAGGTCCCCTGGTTTGCCAGCGGCTGAGCCGTCTTTCCCTTGAAACAGCAGCTCCGTGACTTTCAGAGATGCTGCTTGGCCCTTTTCCCTGAGAAAGCAGGAGGCAGCGCAGCCTCGGATCTCCTGGGCTGTGGGCTTCTGAGCAGCGATGCCAGACACCTACTGTCACTGCAGGACTGATTTACATCCAGTCTCAGAGGAGAAAACATGTGCCCTGATAATTCTGATCTGATTTGGAAGCGATGACATCTCAGATTTATGTCCCTTTCCCCAACCTCTTTCATAAGCTTTGCTTTGATCATAAACCCAGCTGGCGTTTTTCCAAGTTTGGGAGGACGTCTGGAATCAAATCCAAAGACAAGAAATATGCCAGTCCCTGGAGCTGACTACTTAGTTACACTGGCTGCAGTTTTCGTCTTGCCTGGAGAGGAGCGCTGGGTGATTTCTTTAAAACGAGGACATTCTTGGGAGGCTATTGGAAAGGTTGCAAGTCCATCTGGTAGCTGTCTTCACCCTGCACATGGGTCGTCCCCCCCCCGGCACAAGTGTGGTTCCCATTTGAGAGGGTGGAAATGCCCTTTCTGACAGCAGAGATCAGTCAATGACAAATAGTTGAAGATGACACCGAAGCATCCAACCCACAGGGAGGTCCTAGCTTAGCAGTTTTCTCCTCtgggaggttttttttccatggaagCTGTAACATTGTCCCCCTCAAACCCAGTCCCTTTCTTGTATTTCAGGTCGTGGGCTCTCTCATGCGTTGCTTCGGTCGTCTGCCCCCAACTCTTTGGTGCAAGGACTTTTTGTGAAGAATGGTGGCTTCCACTTTCCGCTATGGAGTGACCATCACCGGGGCCGTGCTGCTGGTGACGGGCACGCTGTGCTTCGCCTGGTGGAGCGATGGGGAGATGGGCGCCGTGGCCGGCAGCGGGGCTCAGCTCGCGCCTCCCCGGGAAGCCGAGGCGGTCCCCAGCTCCTCGTCCAACGCGCTGCTCCGCTCTGTGAGCTTCTTCTGCTGCGGCATCGGCggcatcctcctcctcttcgggcTGCTGTGGTCCGTGAAAGCCAACGCCAGGGTGGTGTCCCGACGCTACCAGTACCACTTCCCCAGGGACCTCCAGTACTTCACCGCGGAGCCCCTTGAGAAATGGAACTGCAGGTTAGTGCAAGGCCCCCGCGCGGGTGTTGAGACGGGAAAAGGAGCCGGGAATGAATCtaggctggaaaagagaaggacGCTTCTgagctgaggagccctggggtcCTGGAACAGCCACTCATAGGAGCAAAAAGAAATTCACTACTTTTTTAAGAGCTTGACCTGCCTGTGAGAGGGGTTGTAGTGTCACTTGTAGCAGTAGGATTGGAGACcacgctccagcagctcctgccagTCCTATTCCTTCAGCGAGCAACACAAGGGCCTTTATATTAGGGTGCCATTGCTTACCAGGGTGTGGGTGACCACAAGATAAGTAGCACTGACGTTTAAGTGAGAATATAGTTAAACTTGCCCCTTAAGGTGTGTTCCAAGCACTGTGCCCCAAGGACATGTACCTCGCCATGCACCTCTCAGCAACCGCTTTGGTGTTGCTGGCTCCTTCAGCTTTTATCAAAACCTCTGTTGCTTGTTGTAACGCCCAAGCTGCTGGAGTTGCGCCCGTGGTGGCAGAGGAGGTTGTGAAACGAGAGCCAGCAAGGAACTGGAGAACCCAGCTCCCGAGGGCCGAGTGCTTGGCCTGGCAGTTCGACTGTCTGTCCCGGCACAGTCCTCTACCCAACGTAGGCACAACCGTCTCCTGCAGACACGCTCAGGCCTGGTCGCGGTAAGGGGCAGAGTGAGAATTGTACTGACTGCTGTGCTGGAGGTGGCCTAAATAGTAGCGTTAGGGAGAGCCCGGCGGTGTCGTTGAGCCCAGTTGCTTTCAGCCCGGGAAATCCCGGGGCGTTCCCATACCTAGCGTATTGCGGGGTAATCATCCTCAACCTCCATCCAGGCGGGAAAAGCCTTTGTTTTTTACAGGGAGTTCACAAGATTGTTTTTTTTGGTCCCTGGTATGCTGGGGGAccaatgtatatatataaaaaaaagtatatatatatataaaatgtatatatatataaaaaaaagaggaaatagtCATCAGGTGGGCATTAAGTACAATGGAAATGCAGTGGAAGGACCCTTTACAACGCCTGCTTACCTGTGTGGAAAGACCCCTTGCACACCCCTGGATACCAATATTGCTTATTTAATCAGGTCCCCAGATTTTCCCTGTGTGAGGCTCTGAGATTTATTTCCGCTTCTCgattaaaaaggttttttttttcagcgaACGCTCTGAAAAGAGAGCCAATAGGCCCTTCAAAGTGCAGTTTTATGGGGTCACAGCAAAGATCTTGGCTCTAGTATAAATCAGACTCCGGGGAAAAGTAGGACTAAAAGGAACTTTGAAAACATAAAACCATGAAAATTCTGTCGGGGTGGGAGACATATTCCAGGTTCCCCTGGGGTTTTGGAGCCCATCCGAATATCTGGGAGCGAGATCCTGAGCTGGCCCGGGCAGACCGGTGGGTTTTCCTCCTTCCACGCAGGGGTTTGCTGGCGTCGCGCCAGCCGAGCTCTGCCGCGGGCAGAGACGTGTCCCCAGCCGGGGATGTGGCCGTTCTCCCGGATCAGCCCCGGCAGCGGCCGCTCCGGCACTGCTCGCGCCGACGCAGCTCTTCCAGCCCTGGCCGTGCTGGCATTCGTGCAGCAAAGCCCTCCGCAGGCGCCAGCCAGAAAACGCTGCTCTGCAGAGGGCTGGCAGCTCGCGATCCTCCCTCCGGAGAAGCGGCCCGCTGCGCTTTCCCGGATTTCGCAGGGAACGGAGCGTCCCTCCGCAGGCTGCGACCGTTCGGCCACCCGGCGGCTCCGCAaaggcggcggcgcgggatgCCCGGGGTGGGGACACCTCTGCAAAACGCAGCGACTTTGGGGGGCCGGCTGTGCCTCCCGGGTGCCCTCAGGCTTCCCGAGCGCGTCCCGCCGGCTTCGAACCTGCGAGGGCcgacggtgccccggggggcggcgggagggagccGCGCACGGAGCCGGCACGCGGCCGCGCCGATCCGTAGGGCGCGGAGCGCGCGGGGCAAAGGTTGGCCCCAGGTTTCCCCCGTACGCAAGCCGCGTTTGCTCGGCGGGAGCCGCGGGCCGGCACGCGGAGGGCTCGGAGCCGCCTCCAAGCGGGGCGCCCGGCCGCTCGCCCCGACCCGCTCGCTCGGGTTGACGGGGCCGCTTCCCTCCCGCTTCCCTTGCAGCGGCTGGGACGCCAGCGCCATCCCCACCTACGAGGAAGCCCTGAGCTGCCGGCCGGCCCACGGCACCCTGGCCTACGTGCAGCCgccggggaggaaggaggagatcACGCCGCCCCTCTACCGcgacctggaggaggaggaggaggaggaggatcagCAGTGCTGGCAGGGCGGCCGCCGGCGCAGCTCCTCGGACAGCGCCCTGTGCCGCGCCAGCCCGCCGTGGCcgggcagcgagcgccccgaCGAGCCGCGGGCCACGCCGCCCCCCAGCTACGAGAACATCAGCGCCCGGGGCGTctgagccggcggcggcggcggtggcggcagcggcgggccggggccgttGTCAAGAGCAGCGTGGGCTCCGGGAGGGCCAGGTCCTGCCGCCCGGCGGGGACGAGGCTGCGGAGCCCAGCGGTGCCGCCCGACCGAGAGCCCGCGCTGAAAGAGCCCGCAGAGCCCTTCCTCTCACGCCGAAAATGGGGTCCTCCCGAGCTGCGCCCGCGTACGGCCGagacccccccgccccggggccgccgcggcttTCAGCTCTGGCCTCCTAAGTGCCCTCTCCTAAGCGGGTCGGTCTGCGCCGCAGCCGGGTAGAGCAAAACTTAGCCCAGTTCCCGCTGGCACTGGTACTGGTGAGGAGCTCAGTCCAAGCTTATTTACTCTGTTTCTCTGACGGATTCTCTTAAAAACGTGCCGCAGATTTAGCTCACGTCAGGCGCTTTTGGTTATCCTAAGGGCGGCGGTGAGatccccgctccccgcccggcTGCCGGGCCAGCAGACGGGAGCGCGCTTCAGTGCAAAGTCCAGTGAAGCCCAAGCACCCCGCTCCGCAGAGCCCCGGAGAGCTCCCGCGGTATTTGCCCCAGCTGCGGGAACAGGAGTCCTGCAGGATCCCG contains:
- the TMEM61 gene encoding transmembrane protein 61, producing the protein MVASTFRYGVTITGAVLLVTGTLCFAWWSDGEMGAVAGSGAQLAPPREAEAVPSSSSNALLRSVSFFCCGIGGILLLFGLLWSVKANARVVSRRYQYHFPRDLQYFTAEPLEKWNCSGWDASAIPTYEEALSCRPAHGTLAYVQPPGRKEEITPPLYRDLEEEEEEEDQQCWQGGRRRSSSDSALCRASPPWPGSERPDEPRATPPPSYENISARGV